The DNA window TCGAGGTCGCGCTCGTGGAGGCGTTCCTTGGTGCGTTCGACCCGCGATTCGTACTCCGACCGTGGGAAGACATCCTGTGGCATGGTCCGGGCTCTACCGGTCGTCTCTCGCACGGATGTAAAATATTTCGTGTATCAGAACTACGGAAACCGTTTATTCTCGCCGGGGGCGACGCCCCCGCGGCGGGAGGAATACTTATACGAGTCCGCTAGCCAGGGGGTGACATGACAGTCACTGTCGTCTCCACCGGCGGCACGATCGCCTCGACGCCGGACGCCGGCGGGGACGCGAGCCCGGAACTCACCGGCGAGGACCTCGTCTCCGCCGTTCCCGAACTGGCCGACGTGGCGGACGTCGACACGGCGGAGTTCTCCAACGTCCCGAGCGCGCACTTCACGGTCGAGCAGATGGGAGACCTCGCCCGGTTCCTCGCGGAGCTGGACGGGGACGCCGACGTCGAGGGGATCGTCGTCACGCAGGGGACGGACGTGCTCGAGGAGTCGGCGTACTTCGTCGACCTCTGTTATCGCGGCGAGACGCCGGTAGTCTTCACGGGCGCGATGCGGAACCCGTCGCTCCCGAGCCCGGACGGCCCCGCCAACCTCCTCGCGAGCGTGAGAACGGCGACGAGCGAGCGCGCCGCCGGGCGGGTCCTCGTCGCGTTCAACGACCGGATCCACGCGGCCCGGGAGGTGACGAAGACGAACTCGATGAACCTCGACACGTTCCGGTCGCCGGAGTTCGGCCCGCTCGGCGTCGTCGACGAGTCGCGCGTCACGTGGCGGCGGACGCCCGAGTCGCCCGACCCGGATCTCGACGTGGAATACGACGACCTCACGAACGACGTACACGCCGTCTCCGTGACCGCGGACATGCCGCCGGAACAGCTCGCTCCCGCCCGCGAGGGCGACGCGCTCTGTCTCGCGGCGACGGGTGCCGGCCACGTCCCGCCGACGATCATTCCCGAGTTGGAGTCGGTCGCCGAAAACGGCGTCCCGATCGTCGCGACCACGCGGTGTCCGGAGGGCCGGCTCGCGCGGGACACCTACGGCTTCCGCGGCAGCGAGCAGACCCTCCAGGAGATCGGGTGTTACTACAGCGACCTGAACCTCCAGAAGACGCGGATCCGCGCGATAGCCGGGCTCGCGGCTGGGCGTCTCGACGACGTCTTCGAACGACCGGGGGAGTGATCGGGGCGGGTCGACCGTGTCGCTTCCCGTCCCTCTTTAGGCATGGGGTCGTCCGAAACGGCCGGTCTATACTACCTGCTTATAGAACGGGTGTTACAGGTAGTCTTACTCTGATAGAAACGCGATCGTTGCTGTCGCGGTGACGATCTCCAAAGCCCCAGCCGCGAGGACTTCTGCGCCTCGCTGCGCGCTTCGGTCGCTCACTTCGTTCGCTCCCTCCAGTGCTTACGTCGGCGGAGTTCGTCCTCGCGGCTGCCCCTTTGAGCCCCACCCCGCCCCGCACAGCCCCGCACCTCACGCCTCCCCAACCTCGCTGCTCGCTCCGCTCGCGGCGTCCCTCGCGGGCGGTTCGCGGTCGCCTGTGGCGACCACTCACCGGCGCGCCACCGCTCCGGCGATCGTTCGTTGCTTCGACTGTACTGAACGATCGAGGGGCAAACTCACCGCGACGAACCGACTCTACTCGCCCAGCGACCGGACGGCCGAGACCGCCTCGTCGACGGGGGGCGCGTCGAACCAGTCGGTCCCGGTGTAGGCGTTCGCGCCGGCGGCGTACATCGCCGAGACGGCTTCGAGCACCTCCGGGGGAAGGTCGATCGGCTCCTCCTCGCAGAGTTCGCGCCAGTCGGCGAGGTCGCGGTCGGCGACCGCCGCCTTCGCCTCGCCGACCGCCTCGACCCACTCGGGGTCGGCGCGCTTGTACCACTGGCGGACGACCTCCTTCGAGACCTGCTGGCCGCCGTAGGAGAACCGGTTCTCGTCGAAGGTGCCGACCACGTCGGCGACGCGGAGCTCCCCGTCGACGTAGAGACACTCGATCTTGCCGTCCTCGTGGACGAACCCGGCCTCCTCGGCGCGGTCGGTGACGACGCGGTTCACGTCGCGGGCGAGGGCGGCGAGCGCGTCGACATCGGCGCGGCCCGCGATCCGGTCCGCCTCCTCGCGAGAGAGGTAGCGGTCCTGCTCCTCATACTTCGTCGAGAACTCCACCACCGGCTCGGGCAGGCCGACCGACTCGTCCGGCCACTCCTCGAAGGGGAGGTCGAGGTCGGACGGGTCGCGCCGGCTCCGGAGGCTCGAGCCCACGGGGACCGTGTTCCGGAAGACGACCTCCAGGGGGACGAGGTAGTTCTCCCCGCCCGCGGCGTGGAACGCGTCGTAGTCGTACCCCGCGTCGGGACCCTCGTACGGGAGGTCCGGCACCTGGGTCAACTCGATCGCCATCTCCGTCGGCGGCGCGCCGGCCTCGGCGAGGGGAACGACCGCGTCCTCGGGATCGGCACCGCCCTCGACCGCGACGGGGTCGACGACGCCGCGGTAGTGAGTCGGGACGCCGGCGTCGGCCAGCCGCTCGAAGTTGAACGCGCCCATGGTACAGAGGCTCGCGCCCTTCCGCGGGATCGCGTCGGGCATTTGCCCCCAGTCGAACACGGAATAGGCGTCGGTGAACGCGAACCGGCCGCGGCCGAGGCCGTCGGCGGTCGCGGGCTCGACGACGCGGAACTCCTTGACGCTCGTCATACCGGATCCGCGACCGCCTCCCAAATGAATCTTTCAGTTACGTGGTCACCTCGACGGCTCGCCGAGCGTATCGATCCATTTCCGTGGATCGACTCGGCGAGAGAGGCGTCGCCGGGCCGCTCGTCGGCATCGAAAGGCCCTCACGCCTCCCCGTCGCAGGTGGGCGTATGAACGAGACGCGCGGGACGTGCGAGACGGGCGGGGTCGTCGTCCTCCGGTACGGCCACCGACCGGGGCGGGACGACCGCATGACGACGCACGTGGGGCTGACGGCGCGGGCGCTTGGCGCGGACCGGGTGATCCTCCCGGACAACGCCGGGCAGTCCGCGGAGACGGTGCGAGACATCACGGACCGGTTCGGCGGTCCCTTCGGCGTCGAGTTGCGCGACGACCAGAAGGCGCTCGTCCGGAACTGGGAGGGTGTCGTCGTCCACCTCACGATGTACGGCGAGCGGATCCAGGACGTCGAGGCGGAGATCCGCGAGGCGGTCCGTGGCGACGAGGTCGCCGACCGCGAGGGCGGCGGTGACGGCGAGGAGGGTCGGGACCTGCTCGTCGTCGTCGGCGGCGAGAAGGTGCCCTGGGCACTCTACGAGCGGGCCGATTTCAACGTGGGCGTGACGAACCAGCCGCACTCGGAGGTCGCCGGCCTCGCCGTCTTCCTCGACCGGCTCTTCGAGGGGGAGGAACTCGACCGCGAGTGGACCGACGCCGACCGCCGCGTGGTGCCCGAGGCGACCGGCAAGACGGTGATCGGCGCGGACGACGACGGGTAGGACGGGTCCCCGTCCCGCCCTTTCGGGCGGCCCGTCGGGCCTCGGCGTCTCGGAAATCCGGGCGCGCGGCTACCGGTCCTCGGGGCACTCCTCGGCGTCTCCCCGTTCGCGCCGGCGGCCGACGACCTCCGGCGTCCCGCTCAAGATCCCGCGCATGTTCGACATCGGCTCGCCGACCTTGATCCCGTGTTCCGTGATCTCGAACTCGCGGATCGTCCGCTCGAAGTCGCTGGTTCGCTTCTTCAACACGCCGATCGCCTTGCGCATCTCCCCGTGTATCTCCAGGTGCCGTAGGAAGACGATGTTGTCGGCGAGGTAGCTGATGTTCTCCATCGTCGCCTGGAACTCGCCGGTGACGTTTCGCGTCTCGTCGATGAAGACGGCGGTCACGCCCATGTTCTTGAGGTAGCGTCCGAGCGCGTGCATCTGTTGGAGCATGGTGGTCTCCTCGCCGCGGAGGGTGAGCCGGTAGCCGGAGATGCCGTCGATCATCACGATGTCGGCGTCGCGCTCTTCCACCTCCTCGCGAACCATTCGGGCGAACTCCTGGGGCGATCGTTCCAGCGCCTCCACCTCGTTCACCTGGAGGGTCCCCTTCTCGATCATCCGGTCGACCGGGATGTTGACCGCCCGCGACCGGGTGAGGAACGTCTCCGTCGTCTCCTCGAAGAGGTAGATCACCGACCGCTCCCCGCGGCCGGCGGCCTCCTTCATGAACTGCGTCGCCAGCGTCGTCTTGCCGACGCCGGTCGGGCCGCTGACGATGCTCACGGTCCCGCGCTCGAGCCCGCCGGCGAGCAGCTCGTCCACCTCGGGGATGCCCGAGGAGACCGTCTCGGACTCGTACTCCCCGACGTGCTCGCCCGGCTGGAGCGCCGGATAGACCTCGATCCCCCGGTCGGTGATCCGGTAGGCGTGGTCGCCGCCCTGCGTCGAGGAGCCGCGGAACTTCGGCACGCTGATCGACTTCCCGTGTGCCTCGCTTCCCAACACGATCGTCCCGTCCGTGATGAACTCGAGGTCGTCGCTCGGCAGCGAGGGCGTGTCCTGGACCGTGAACAGCACGGTCGCGTTCCGACCTTTCAGAAACCGCATGAATCCGACGACCTGCTTGCGAAACTGGTAGCCGTCGTCGGTCAGGTATCGGAGCTGCGTCAGGGGATCGACGACGACGCGATCCGGGTCGACCGCGTCGACGCCCTCGACGATCCGCTCCGTGATCGACTCCCGTTCCACCTCCGAGGGGGCGAACACCTCGTAGGACTGGTCCTCGGTGAAGACGTCGGCGTTCGGGCTCAGATCGAGAAAGTCGATCGCCTCCGTGTCGAACCCCAGGGCCGCGGCGTTCGCCTTCAGGTCGCCGAGGTCCTCCTCGAGGTTGACGAAGAGCGCCGACTCGCCCCGGTCGACGCCCTCGTCGAGGAAGTGGAGGCCGAGGATCGTCTTCCCGCTTCCGGCCCGCCCGTCGATCATGTAACTCCGCTGCGGGATCAGGCCGCCGGACAGGATCTCGTCGAGCCCGACGACGCCGGTCGAGATCCGATCGGGAAGTGCTGGTGGCATCCCGTTGGCCTTCGGGGAGCAGGGTTATAAAACGACGACGCCGCGGCGGGCGGGAGGGCGATGGGACAACGCTTAGTGGGTGTGTGCGCTTCTACTAGGGGAGATGGGCTCGGGCTCCGAAGGGATCGGCGGGGACGCGATCCGCGGCTCCGACGACCGCGGGGAGTCACCCGGCCTGCTGTTGTTCATGCGACCGGGGCGCGACCGGGAGCTGCTGATCGAGGCACTGAGCGGGCGATACCGGGTCGAGACGGCGACCGACGCGGCCGCGCTCGAGTCGACGTTCGACTGCTGTCTCCTCGACACGGCCGGGTTCGAGCGGGCGGCCGAAGCCATCGAGTCGCGGCGGGAGCGGGCCGCCCCCGCGTTCCTCCCGTTCGTCCTCCTGGTGCCCGAGGACGCGAGCGGCCCGACCGCGGAGCGCGCGTGGGAGCGCGTCGACGACGTCGTCGACCTCCCGGTGAAACGCGCCGAGCTGGCCGCGCGTGTCGCGAACCTGGTCGAGCGCCGGGAGACCTCCCTGCGGCTCGCGGAGCGCGAGCGGCGGCTCGAGGAGACCGTCGAGGAGTTGCGGCTGAAAGAGCGGGTGATGGACGAAGCGCCGGTCGGCATCACCCTCGCGGACCCGGGAGACGACGACAACCCGATGACCTACGCGAACGCGGAGTTCGAGGAACTCACCGGGTACGGCTCGGAGATGCTCGGCGAGGACTGTCGGTTCCTCCAGGGCGAGGAGACCGACGAGGCGACGACGGCGCGGGTCCGGGAGGCGATACGCGCCGAGGAGCCGGTCTCCGTGGACGTCCTGAACTACCGGGCGAACGGCCGGAAGTTCTGGAACCGGCTCACGGTCGCGCCGATACGCGACGAGGAGGGGACCGTCACGGACTACGTCGGGTTCCAGACGGACATCACCGACCGGAAGATCCGCGAGCGCAGGCTGGAGGTGATGAACCGCGTGCTCAACCACAACCTCCGGAACAAGATGAACCTCATCGACGGCTACGCGGAACTCCTCCGCGAAGACCTCGACGACGAGCACCGGAAACCGCTCGAGGTGATAGAGGAGACGACGGACGACCTCCTGCGGATCGCGGAGGCGGTCCGGAAGATCGACCACACGCTGTCGTCGCCCGACGCCGCGGAGCCCTCGATGGTGTTGCGCGACCGGCTCTCGGAGCTGGTGAGCAGGTTCGAGGACCGGTACCCGAACGCGAC is part of the Halorubrum aethiopicum genome and encodes:
- a CDS encoding asparaginase, which produces MTVTVVSTGGTIASTPDAGGDASPELTGEDLVSAVPELADVADVDTAEFSNVPSAHFTVEQMGDLARFLAELDGDADVEGIVVTQGTDVLEESAYFVDLCYRGETPVVFTGAMRNPSLPSPDGPANLLASVRTATSERAAGRVLVAFNDRIHAAREVTKTNSMNLDTFRSPEFGPLGVVDESRVTWRRTPESPDPDLDVEYDDLTNDVHAVSVTADMPPEQLAPAREGDALCLAATGAGHVPPTIIPELESVAENGVPIVATTRCPEGRLARDTYGFRGSEQTLQEIGCYYSDLNLQKTRIRAIAGLAAGRLDDVFERPGE
- a CDS encoding phosphoribosylaminoimidazolesuccinocarboxamide synthase, which produces MTSVKEFRVVEPATADGLGRGRFAFTDAYSVFDWGQMPDAIPRKGASLCTMGAFNFERLADAGVPTHYRGVVDPVAVEGGADPEDAVVPLAEAGAPPTEMAIELTQVPDLPYEGPDAGYDYDAFHAAGGENYLVPLEVVFRNTVPVGSSLRSRRDPSDLDLPFEEWPDESVGLPEPVVEFSTKYEEQDRYLSREEADRIAGRADVDALAALARDVNRVVTDRAEEAGFVHEDGKIECLYVDGELRVADVVGTFDENRFSYGGQQVSKEVVRQWYKRADPEWVEAVGEAKAAVADRDLADWRELCEEEPIDLPPEVLEAVSAMYAAGANAYTGTDWFDAPPVDEAVSAVRSLGE
- a CDS encoding tRNA (cytidine(56)-2'-O)-methyltransferase; protein product: MNETRGTCETGGVVVLRYGHRPGRDDRMTTHVGLTARALGADRVILPDNAGQSAETVRDITDRFGGPFGVELRDDQKALVRNWEGVVVHLTMYGERIQDVEAEIREAVRGDEVADREGGGDGEEGRDLLVVVGGEKVPWALYERADFNVGVTNQPHSEVAGLAVFLDRLFEGEELDREWTDADRRVVPEATGKTVIGADDDG
- a CDS encoding ATPase domain-containing protein, coding for MPPALPDRISTGVVGLDEILSGGLIPQRSYMIDGRAGSGKTILGLHFLDEGVDRGESALFVNLEEDLGDLKANAAALGFDTEAIDFLDLSPNADVFTEDQSYEVFAPSEVERESITERIVEGVDAVDPDRVVVDPLTQLRYLTDDGYQFRKQVVGFMRFLKGRNATVLFTVQDTPSLPSDDLEFITDGTIVLGSEAHGKSISVPKFRGSSTQGGDHAYRITDRGIEVYPALQPGEHVGEYESETVSSGIPEVDELLAGGLERGTVSIVSGPTGVGKTTLATQFMKEAAGRGERSVIYLFEETTETFLTRSRAVNIPVDRMIEKGTLQVNEVEALERSPQEFARMVREEVEERDADIVMIDGISGYRLTLRGEETTMLQQMHALGRYLKNMGVTAVFIDETRNVTGEFQATMENISYLADNIVFLRHLEIHGEMRKAIGVLKKRTSDFERTIREFEITEHGIKVGEPMSNMRGILSGTPEVVGRRRERGDAEECPEDR
- a CDS encoding PAS domain-containing protein is translated as MGSGSEGIGGDAIRGSDDRGESPGLLLFMRPGRDRELLIEALSGRYRVETATDAAALESTFDCCLLDTAGFERAAEAIESRRERAAPAFLPFVLLVPEDASGPTAERAWERVDDVVDLPVKRAELAARVANLVERRETSLRLAERERRLEETVEELRLKERVMDEAPVGITLADPGDDDNPMTYANAEFEELTGYGSEMLGEDCRFLQGEETDEATTARVREAIRAEEPVSVDVLNYRANGRKFWNRLTVAPIRDEEGTVTDYVGFQTDITDRKIRERRLEVMNRVLNHNLRNKMNLIDGYAELLREDLDDEHRKPLEVIEETTDDLLRIAEAVRKIDHTLSSPDAAEPSMVLRDRLSELVSRFEDRYPNATFELSVPEDDPLEVAVLGLLTAIEEGVENAVKHNDAPNPSVEVRVDRPEPGWIAIEIEDDGPGIPDHETNVLRRGETSLKHADRLGLWLMYWVVSKAGGDFSVATGEGCGTTLRLSVPTES